AATGTTGGAAACAACAGCCGCCTCGACCACAAAGGGACGCAGCCTCGTAAATATGGTTACGCTGTATTCGGTAAAGTGCTTGAAGGTATGGACGTCGTAGACTCCATTGCCGGCGTACCCACGCACTGCCCCAGCCAAAAACGAGCACCGTGCAATGCTCCGATTCCCAAAGGCATGGGCGACGTACCCAAAGACAACATCATTATTGAAAAAATCGAGCTCGACTAATCCAGGACCAGAGGAGACCAAGATGGCTACAATTTATCCTTTTAAAGCCTTACGCCCACGGGCCGACCTTGTTGAACAAGTGGCCGCTGTGCCCTACGACGTGGTAAACCGAGCAGAAGCGCAAGCTCTTGCCCAGGGTAATCCCCACACATTCCTCCACGTCACCAAGCCTGAAATCGATTTGGCCGATGACGTGGGTCTCTACGATGATGCTGTTTACTCCCAAGGTGCAAAAGCACTCAAAACGATGATCGACGACGGCGTTATGGTTCAAGATAAAACCGAATGCCTCTACGCTTACGCGCTTACAATGAATGGCCGTACTCAAACCGGGTTTGTTCTTTGTGCAAGCACCGATGAGTACGATGAAAATATCGTTCGTAAACATGAGTTCACGCGGCCGGACAAAGAAGACGACCGCGTCAAAAATATCGAAGCACTCGGTGCACAATCCGGAACAGTGTTTCTGGTTCATCGCCAATCCGACATGCTCGCTGCCGCCATGACCAAGGCTACCCAAGCTCAGGCTGCCGTAGACTTTGTTGCCGCAGACGGTATTCGTCACCAACTTTGGACCATTGCCGATTCTGACGACATTGCTTCGGTTGTTAACGGTTTTGATGCACTCGGCCCAATCTACATCGCCGATGGACACCATCGCTCGGCCGCTG
This genomic stretch from Deltaproteobacteria bacterium harbors:
- a CDS encoding DUF1015 domain-containing protein — protein: MATIYPFKALRPRADLVEQVAAVPYDVVNRAEAQALAQGNPHTFLHVTKPEIDLADDVGLYDDAVYSQGAKALKTMIDDGVMVQDKTECLYAYALTMNGRTQTGFVLCASTDEYDENIVRKHEFTRPDKEDDRVKNIEALGAQSGTVFLVHRQSDMLAAAMTKATQAQAAVDFVAADGIRHQLWTIADSDDIASVVNGFDALGPIYIADGHHRSAA